The genomic region CCCTGCTTCCGGATCACCCGGACGCCGAACTGGCGCGGCGGCTCTATCCCGGCCGGCTCCTCGGGCGGTCGTCGGCGTCGATCTCGCGTGCGACCAGGAAGGGGTCTTCCGCTTCCTCCGCGCGCTCCGGCTCGTGGTGCCCGCCACCCCCGTGGGCGACGTCTACACCCTCTGCCTCTATCCCTGGATCGCCTCCCACCGGTCGCTGCCACCCGACGAGCGGCGCGCGGCCGGGATCACCGAGGGCCTGGTCCGCTTCGCCGTGGGGATCGAGGAGCCGGGCGACCTGATCACGGACATCCTGCAGGCCGCGGAGCAGGTCGGGTGAACGCGCCGTCCCGGCGGGCGCCTCTCCGCACGGCGCACCCACGCGAAGGGCGGGCCGCACCCGACCCGCCCTTCCCCTCTCGACCGGCTCGACCGGCTGCTACTGCTGCCCGCCGCCCGCTGCGCCGCCTCCGCCGGCGCCGAGGCCGACGACGGCGATGTTCCCCTGCGCCTGCCAGCGGACCGGCACGCCCAGGAGCTGGGCGATGGCGCGGAGCGGCAGGAGCGTCCGCCCGCCGCGGATCACCGGCGCGACGTCCAGCGTCACGCTCTGCCCGTCGACCACCGCCACCTTCGACCCGATGGTGAAGACGACGGTGTGCCCGTTGGCCTGGACCGTCACGCTGTCGTTGGCGCCGTCCCAGCTCACCGTGGCCTTGAGCGCCTCCACGATCGCGCGGACCGGGACGAGCGCGCGACCGTGCTCGACCACGGGCTTGACGTCGAAAGCGGGCTCGACGCCGTTGACGAAGACGTGGAGATCGCGGTCCTTCTTCGCACGCTGGTAGATCCGGCCGAGCTCGGCGTAGGCGTCCTCCATCTCCTTCTCCTTCTCGGCGTAGACGTCGCCGGAGACCGTCGACTGGCCGTAGGTGGCGCCGGAGACCGACTCGTCGCCCGCGTAGGTCGAACCGGTGACCGTCCCGTCCTGTCCGTAGGTGGAGCCGGTCACGGACTGGCCCGTCGCCTCCAGCGTCGCCTTCACCACCTCCTCGGCGTCACTGCTGTCGCCTTCCGACTCCATCTTCCGCGACGCCTCGATCGCCACCCGGCTCAAGCCGTGGTTGGTCCGCATGAAGAGTGCCAGCGCCTGTGCGAAACTTCTCCGGTCGGCTCCCGCCTTGGCGGCAAGCGCCTTGAAGAGCTTGACCAGCCCGGCCGGCGAGGAAGCGTCGGCCGCCGCTTGTTGAAACTGGGTGACCAGTGCCTGCAGGTCGGCCGATCCGACCCGGGTGTCCGTCGCCACCCCGACCTGGCCGGTCTCCACCTCC from Bacillota bacterium harbors:
- a CDS encoding PLP-dependent transferase; translated protein: MRQRLAHRPSPSGVRALPAGPPSPASGSPGRRTGAAALSRPAPRAVVGVDLACDQEGVFRFLRALRLVVPATPVGDVYTLCLYPWIASHRSLPPDERRAAGITEGLVRFAVGIEEPGDLITDILQAAEQVG
- a CDS encoding copper amine oxidase N-terminal domain-containing protein, producing MLHRRFLAALAVSTVLAVATGPLPAFADKPDGGDAEVETGQVGVATDTRVGSADLQALVTQFQQAAADASSPAGLVKLFKALAAKAGADRRSFAQALALFMRTNHGLSRVAIEASRKMESEGDSSDAEEVVKATLEATGQSVTGSTYGQDGTVTGSTYAGDESVSGATYGQSTVSGDVYAEKEKEMEDAYAELGRIYQRAKKDRDLHVFVNGVEPAFDVKPVVEHGRALVPVRAIVEALKATVSWDGANDSVTVQANGHTVVFTIGSKVAVVDGQSVTLDVAPVIRGGRTLLPLRAIAQLLGVPVRWQAQGNIAVVGLGAGGGGAAGGGQQ